One genomic region from Haloarcula taiwanensis encodes:
- a CDS encoding 30S ribosomal protein S2 yields the protein MSGNEKEGLDASDSDFDPSEEDDEAVDAETETEAEQPADDAEEATEAEPTDENTDADEAADEAAGPQLDEDVMPDEQSEADLLIPVEDYLGAGVHIGTQQKTQDMERFIHRVRTDGLYVLDVSMTDERIRTAADFLANYEPEQILAASSRQYGRFPAEKFAEAIGARVRTGRFIPGTLTNPDYDGYIEPDIVVVTDPIGDAQAVKEAITVGIPVIAMCDSNNTTSNVDLVVPTNNKGRKALSVVYWLLANETLDRRGAEPTYGLDDFESDL from the coding sequence ATGAGCGGCAACGAAAAAGAAGGTCTCGACGCGTCCGATTCCGACTTCGACCCGTCCGAGGAGGACGACGAAGCGGTCGACGCGGAGACCGAAACGGAAGCCGAACAGCCCGCCGACGACGCCGAAGAGGCGACAGAGGCCGAACCAACTGACGAAAACACAGACGCCGACGAAGCGGCTGACGAGGCCGCCGGTCCACAGCTGGACGAGGACGTCATGCCCGACGAGCAGTCGGAGGCCGACCTCCTCATCCCCGTCGAGGACTACCTCGGCGCTGGTGTCCACATCGGGACCCAGCAGAAGACCCAGGACATGGAGCGGTTCATCCACCGCGTCCGGACCGACGGGCTGTACGTGCTGGACGTCTCGATGACCGACGAGCGTATCCGCACCGCCGCGGACTTCCTGGCCAACTACGAGCCGGAGCAGATTCTGGCCGCGTCGTCGCGCCAGTACGGCCGGTTCCCGGCCGAGAAGTTCGCCGAAGCCATCGGGGCGCGCGTCCGCACCGGCCGGTTCATCCCCGGCACGCTGACCAACCCCGACTACGACGGCTACATCGAGCCGGACATCGTGGTCGTCACTGACCCCATCGGTGACGCCCAGGCCGTCAAGGAGGCCATCACGGTCGGCATCCCGGTCATCGCGATGTGTGACTCCAACAACACCACGTCGAACGTCGACCTGGTCGTCCCGACGAACAACAAGGGGCGCAAGGCGCTGTCGGTCGTCTACTGGCTGCTGGCCAACGAGACGCTCGACCGCCGCGGTGCCGAGCCGACGTACGGACTCGACGACTTCGAGTCCGACCTCTAA
- a CDS encoding phosphopyruvate hydratase, which produces MTLITDIRLRRVLDSRGNATVEADVLTESGGFGRGKAPSGASTGEYEAIELPANEAIANAREEALPRLIGEVHAGNQRDVDAALHAADGTDDFSGIGANSAVAISMAAAKAGADVLGAPLYQHLGGTFRGNEYPTPLGNIIGGGEHAADATNIQEFLAAPVGAPSVEEAVFANAAVHQEVHDILADRDLPAGKGDEGAWAPSVSDDEAFEIMDEAVEAVADDFGFAISFGLDVAGAELYDDEADGYVYDDGVKSTEEQIEYIAGKVEEYDLVYVEDPLDENDYEAFADLTAQVGDQTLVCGDDLFVTNVERLQAGINADAGNSILIKPNQIGTLTDAVDAIELATASGYESVVSHRSGETEDTTIAHLAVATDAPFIKTGAVGGERTAKLNELIRIEDNAV; this is translated from the coding sequence ATGACGCTCATCACTGACATCCGACTCCGCCGCGTCCTCGACTCCCGCGGGAACGCGACCGTCGAGGCCGACGTTCTCACCGAGAGTGGGGGCTTCGGTCGTGGCAAGGCACCGAGCGGCGCAAGCACGGGCGAGTACGAGGCCATCGAACTCCCCGCCAACGAGGCCATCGCCAACGCCCGCGAGGAAGCACTCCCGCGGCTCATCGGCGAAGTCCACGCCGGGAACCAGCGCGACGTCGACGCGGCGCTCCACGCCGCTGACGGTACCGACGACTTCTCCGGTATCGGAGCCAACAGCGCCGTCGCCATCTCTATGGCGGCCGCGAAGGCCGGTGCCGACGTGCTCGGCGCGCCGCTGTACCAGCACCTCGGCGGCACATTCCGGGGCAACGAGTACCCGACGCCGCTGGGCAACATCATCGGTGGCGGCGAGCACGCCGCGGACGCGACCAACATCCAGGAGTTCCTCGCGGCCCCTGTCGGCGCACCGAGTGTCGAGGAGGCCGTCTTCGCCAACGCTGCGGTCCACCAGGAGGTCCACGACATTCTGGCCGACCGCGACCTGCCAGCGGGCAAGGGCGACGAAGGCGCTTGGGCACCGTCCGTCTCGGACGACGAAGCGTTCGAGATCATGGACGAGGCCGTCGAAGCTGTCGCCGACGACTTTGGCTTCGCAATCTCCTTTGGCCTTGACGTCGCCGGCGCGGAACTCTACGACGACGAGGCGGACGGCTACGTCTACGACGACGGCGTCAAATCCACCGAAGAGCAGATCGAGTACATCGCCGGGAAGGTCGAGGAGTACGACCTCGTCTACGTCGAGGACCCCCTCGACGAGAACGACTACGAGGCCTTTGCGGACCTGACCGCACAGGTCGGGGACCAGACGCTCGTCTGTGGCGACGACCTGTTCGTTACGAACGTCGAGCGCCTGCAGGCCGGTATCAACGCCGACGCCGGGAACTCCATCCTGATCAAGCCGAACCAGATCGGGACGCTCACCGACGCCGTCGACGCCATCGAACTGGCGACGGCAAGCGGCTACGAGTCCGTCGTTTCCCACCGCAGTGGTGAGACGGAAGACACGACAATTGCACACCTCGCTGTCGCCACTGACGCACCGTTCATCAAGACCGGCGCGGTCGGCGGCGAGCGCACAGCCAAGCTGAACGAACTAATCCGTATCGAGGACAACGCAGTATGA
- a CDS encoding 30S ribosomal protein S9 produces MVTNTSGKKKTAVARATVREGEGRVRIDSQPVELVDPELAQLKMLEPFRIAEDDLRGEVDVEVSVEGGGVMGQADAARTAIARGLVDHTNDAELRDAFMEFDRSLLVNDVRQSEPKKWGGPGARARYQKSYR; encoded by the coding sequence ATGGTAACGAACACGTCTGGCAAGAAGAAGACCGCCGTCGCCCGCGCGACCGTACGCGAGGGCGAGGGCCGCGTGCGTATCGACTCGCAGCCGGTCGAACTCGTCGACCCCGAGCTGGCGCAGCTCAAGATGCTGGAACCGTTCCGCATCGCCGAGGACGACCTCCGCGGCGAAGTCGACGTCGAGGTGTCCGTCGAAGGTGGCGGCGTCATGGGGCAGGCAGACGCCGCCCGAACCGCCATCGCTCGCGGCCTCGTCGACCACACCAACGACGCCGAACTCCGCGACGCGTTCATGGAGTTCGACCGCTCGCTGCTGGTCAACGACGTTCGCCAGTCCGAACCCAAGAAGTGGGGCGGCCCCGGTGCGCGGGCCCGCTACCAGAAATCGTACCGCTAA
- a CDS encoding DNA-directed RNA polymerase subunit D → MTQDYEVEFVERGEREARILVRGITPAFANGIRRAMVADVPTFSIDTVRVIENTSVMFNEQIGLRLGLVPLTTDLDDFEIGDEVTLSLSVDGPATAYSSDLVSSDPMVEAADDNIPIIDLKEGQRLEVEADAVLDTGREHAKHQGGVAVGYRHLQQVEVVGDLGEFEDDDPNILRGVIEEQAAEHAAGDATNGELVATDEFDNDLRNRYPGKDVEVSDVPNAFVFHVETDGSFTTEELVLRAVETLRDRATELKDAVQL, encoded by the coding sequence ATGACACAGGACTACGAGGTTGAGTTCGTCGAACGCGGCGAGCGCGAGGCCCGCATCCTCGTGCGCGGCATCACGCCAGCTTTCGCCAACGGCATCCGGCGAGCGATGGTCGCGGACGTACCGACGTTCAGTATCGATACCGTCCGCGTCATCGAGAACACCAGCGTGATGTTCAACGAGCAGATCGGTCTCCGACTGGGACTGGTCCCGCTGACGACCGACCTCGACGACTTCGAGATCGGCGACGAGGTGACGTTGTCGCTGTCCGTCGACGGGCCGGCCACGGCCTACTCCAGTGACCTCGTTTCCTCGGACCCGATGGTCGAGGCCGCTGACGACAACATCCCGATCATCGATCTCAAGGAGGGCCAACGTCTTGAAGTCGAGGCCGACGCCGTCCTCGACACCGGTCGGGAACACGCCAAACATCAGGGTGGCGTGGCCGTCGGCTACCGACACCTCCAGCAGGTGGAGGTCGTCGGCGACCTCGGCGAGTTCGAGGACGACGATCCGAACATCCTGCGTGGCGTCATCGAAGAGCAGGCGGCCGAACACGCCGCCGGCGACGCCACCAACGGCGAACTCGTCGCGACAGACGAGTTCGACAACGACCTCCGGAACCGCTACCCCGGCAAAGATGTCGAGGTTTCAGACGTGCCGAACGCGTTCGTGTTCCACGTCGAGACGGACGGGTCGTTCACCACCGAGGAACTGGTCCTGCGCGCGGTCGAGACGCTGCGTGACCGCGCGACCGAACTGAAAGACGCAGTCCAGCTGTAA
- the rpoK gene encoding DNA-directed RNA polymerase subunit K (promotes RNAP assembly or increases stability; similar to eukaryotic RPB6 and bacterial subunit omega), producing MNAQESRYEKARKLGARALQLAHGAPVLIETEHTQPILIAAEEYDAGVLPFTVNRSD from the coding sequence ATGAACGCACAGGAAAGCCGCTACGAGAAGGCCCGCAAACTCGGCGCACGAGCGCTGCAGTTGGCCCACGGTGCTCCCGTGCTCATAGAGACGGAACACACCCAGCCGATACTCATCGCCGCCGAGGAGTACGACGCTGGCGTCCTACCGTTTACGGTCAACAGGAGTGACTAA
- a CDS encoding 50S ribosomal protein L18e gives MSKTNPRLSSLIADLKSAARSSGGAVWGDVAERLEKPRRTHAEVNLGRIERYAQEDETVVVPGKVLGSGVLQKDVTVAAVDFSGTAETKIDQVGEAVSLEQAIENNPEGSHVRVIR, from the coding sequence ATGAGTAAGACGAACCCGAGACTCAGTAGTCTCATCGCCGACCTGAAGTCAGCCGCCCGCAGTTCGGGCGGTGCTGTCTGGGGCGACGTCGCCGAGCGCTTAGAAAAGCCACGGCGCACACACGCGGAAGTCAACCTCGGCCGTATCGAACGATACGCCCAGGAAGACGAGACCGTGGTCGTGCCCGGCAAGGTGCTTGGCTCCGGTGTCCTGCAGAAGGACGTCACCGTCGCCGCTGTCGACTTCTCCGGAACCGCCGAGACGAAGATCGACCAGGTTGGAGAGGCTGTATCACTCGAACAGGCAATCGAAAACAACCCAGAAGGCTCCCACGTCCGGGTGATCCGATGA
- a CDS encoding cytochrome P450, with translation MSKTPPGPKGEPLFGSSRTYARDPFRFISALERAYGDVARFDMGPMDTVMLCDPTAIERVLVSEAERFRKPDFQGDALGDLLGDGLLLSEGETWEQQRKLANPAFSMARLSGMADRITGHAEDRIADWSHGDVIDAEQSMTRVTLDVILDLMMGVELSEQRVRTIEEQLLPLGQRFEPDPIRFAMPQWMPMPDDAEFNRAVRTLDEVLDDIIEVREDSVGTAEDGPMDFLSVLLRARDEGNQSPEQLRDEMMTMLLAGHDTTALTLTYTWFLLSEHPEVEQRVHEELDDVVGDDRPGMEHVRELDYLEWVIQEAMRLYPPVYTIFREPTEDVTLSGYDVEAGTTLMVPQWGVHRSERFYDDPESFDPERWKPERASERPRFAYFPFGGGPRHCIGKHLAMLEAQLITATTASQYRLEFQGETPLELLPSLTAHPRQEMSMRVQER, from the coding sequence ATGTCAAAGACGCCGCCCGGACCGAAGGGCGAACCGCTGTTCGGCAGTAGTCGCACGTACGCTCGGGACCCGTTCCGGTTCATCTCAGCGCTGGAGCGGGCCTATGGTGATGTTGCCCGCTTCGACATGGGGCCGATGGATACGGTCATGCTGTGTGACCCAACGGCAATCGAGCGGGTACTGGTTTCAGAGGCCGAGCGGTTCCGCAAACCCGACTTTCAGGGAGATGCGCTCGGGGACCTGCTGGGAGACGGACTGCTGTTGAGTGAAGGCGAAACGTGGGAGCAGCAGCGAAAGCTCGCCAATCCAGCGTTCTCGATGGCTCGACTTTCGGGGATGGCTGACCGCATCACCGGCCACGCGGAGGACCGCATCGCCGACTGGTCTCACGGCGATGTTATCGACGCCGAGCAGTCGATGACCCGAGTGACGCTGGACGTGATCTTGGACCTGATGATGGGCGTCGAACTCTCCGAACAGCGAGTCCGCACAATCGAGGAACAACTGTTGCCACTGGGCCAGCGGTTCGAGCCCGACCCCATTCGGTTCGCCATGCCACAGTGGATGCCGATGCCTGACGACGCCGAGTTCAATCGCGCCGTGCGGACGCTGGACGAGGTGCTGGACGACATCATCGAGGTCCGCGAGGACTCGGTCGGGACAGCTGAAGACGGTCCGATGGACTTCCTGTCGGTACTCCTGCGTGCCCGCGACGAGGGGAATCAGTCGCCCGAGCAACTGCGCGATGAGATGATGACAATGCTGCTTGCGGGCCACGACACGACGGCGCTGACGCTGACCTACACCTGGTTCCTGCTGTCGGAACACCCTGAAGTCGAACAGCGAGTCCACGAGGAACTGGACGATGTTGTCGGCGACGACCGGCCGGGGATGGAACACGTCCGCGAACTGGACTACCTCGAATGGGTAATTCAGGAAGCGATGCGACTCTACCCGCCCGTGTACACCATTTTCCGGGAGCCGACAGAGGACGTGACGCTGTCCGGCTACGATGTCGAGGCCGGGACGACGCTGATGGTTCCACAGTGGGGCGTCCACCGATCCGAACGGTTCTACGACGACCCCGAGTCGTTCGACCCGGAGCGCTGGAAGCCCGAGCGAGCGAGCGAGCGGCCGCGGTTCGCCTACTTCCCGTTCGGTGGCGGCCCGCGTCACTGCATCGGGAAGCACCTCGCAATGCTCGAAGCACAGCTCATCACCGCAACGACGGCCAGTCAGTACCGACTGGAGTTCCAAGGCGAGACGCCGCTGGAGTTGCTACCGTCGCTGACTGCCCATCCCCGGCAGGAAATGTCGATGCGAGTGCAGGAGCGGTAG
- a CDS encoding 30S ribosomal protein S11 codes for MSEDTEDIWGIAHVHASFNNTIITITDQTGAETLAKSSGGTVVKQNRDEASPYAAMQMAEVVAEKALDRGVEGVDVRVRGPGGNLQTSPGPGAQATIRALARAGLEIGRIEDVTPTPHDGTRAPKNSGF; via the coding sequence ATGAGCGAAGACACCGAAGACATCTGGGGCATCGCCCACGTGCACGCATCGTTTAACAACACGATCATCACCATCACCGACCAGACCGGGGCAGAGACGCTCGCAAAGAGCTCCGGCGGGACGGTCGTCAAGCAGAATCGCGACGAGGCGTCGCCGTACGCGGCGATGCAGATGGCTGAGGTCGTTGCGGAGAAGGCCCTCGACCGTGGCGTCGAAGGCGTCGACGTTCGGGTCCGCGGTCCCGGCGGCAACCTCCAGACCTCGCCCGGCCCGGGTGCGCAGGCGACAATCCGCGCACTCGCCCGAGCGGGTCTGGAGATCGGTCGCATCGAGGACGTCACGCCGACCCCGCACGACGGTACTCGTGCACCCAAGAACTCCGGATTCTAA
- a CDS encoding DNA-directed RNA polymerase subunit N, giving the protein MMVPVRCFTCGNVVGEHWEEFKARTREAEEPEDPEKVLDELGVERHCCRRMLVSHKDLVDIVSPYQ; this is encoded by the coding sequence ATGATGGTACCGGTTCGGTGTTTCACGTGCGGTAACGTCGTCGGCGAACACTGGGAGGAGTTCAAAGCACGCACCCGCGAGGCCGAGGAGCCAGAGGACCCGGAGAAGGTCCTCGACGAACTCGGCGTCGAGCGGCACTGCTGTCGCCGGATGCTCGTCTCGCACAAAGACCTCGTCGACATCGTCTCACCCTACCAATGA
- a CDS encoding mevalonate kinase, whose amino-acid sequence MVTSSAPGKVYLFGEHAVVYGEPAVPCAIERRVHVTATEIDEGLRIHANDLQLDGFTVEYSGDGESHPDVDVAESLVEAGMGYVNEAVAQARDAADAPDAGFEISVEGDIPLGAGLGSSAALVVAAIDAATRELGVELPASGIADRAYQVEHEVQDGQASRADTFCSAMGGAVRVEGDDCRRLDGIDTLPFVIGYDGGAGDTGALVAGVRDLREEYDFAADTVATIGDIVREGEAVLGTGDYERLGELMDFNHGLLSALGVSSRSLDSMVWAARDADAHGAKLTGAGGGGCIVALDETDDALTALKYTPGCEDVFRAELDTDGVRQE is encoded by the coding sequence ATGGTCACGTCGAGCGCTCCCGGAAAAGTGTATCTGTTCGGGGAGCACGCAGTCGTCTACGGCGAGCCGGCGGTGCCCTGCGCCATCGAGCGGCGGGTGCACGTGACGGCAACTGAAATCGACGAGGGGTTACGCATCCACGCAAATGACTTGCAACTGGACGGTTTTACCGTCGAATACTCCGGTGACGGAGAGAGCCATCCAGACGTGGACGTCGCTGAATCGCTTGTCGAGGCTGGCATGGGATACGTCAACGAGGCGGTGGCACAGGCCCGCGACGCGGCCGACGCGCCGGATGCGGGCTTCGAGATCTCTGTTGAGGGCGACATCCCGCTCGGCGCGGGGCTGGGGTCGTCGGCCGCGCTCGTCGTCGCGGCGATAGACGCGGCAACCAGAGAACTCGGCGTCGAACTGCCGGCGAGCGGAATCGCCGACCGCGCCTACCAGGTCGAACATGAGGTACAGGACGGGCAAGCCTCGCGGGCGGATACGTTCTGCTCAGCCATGGGCGGGGCGGTCCGCGTGGAGGGCGACGACTGCCGGCGGCTGGACGGCATCGACACGCTCCCCTTCGTCATCGGTTACGACGGCGGGGCCGGCGACACCGGGGCGCTGGTTGCCGGCGTCCGAGACCTCCGCGAGGAGTACGACTTCGCCGCCGACACCGTCGCGACAATCGGCGATATCGTCCGCGAGGGCGAGGCGGTGCTGGGAACGGGCGACTACGAACGGCTCGGGGAGCTGATGGATTTCAACCACGGCTTGCTTTCGGCGCTGGGCGTCTCCTCGCGGTCGCTGGACTCGATGGTGTGGGCGGCCCGCGACGCTGACGCACACGGCGCGAAACTCACCGGGGCCGGCGGCGGCGGCTGTATCGTCGCACTGGACGAGACGGACGACGCACTCACGGCGCTGAAGTACACGCCGGGGTGTGAGGATGTCTTCCGGGCCGAACTGGACACCGACGGGGTCCGGCAGGAATGA
- a CDS encoding acetylglutamate kinase: MTVVLKLGGSVITQKDEPETVDRAALSDAVSAIAESAVGDDIVVVHGGGSFGHHHAAEYGVSTTEGTHDGDGVRAIHGAMCRLNAAVVEALTDAGVPAVPVHPFSAAARDADGGLSLPTAQVTTLLGEGFVPVLHGDLVAHAGAGATVLSGDELVVELAPAVNADRVGVCSTVSGVLDDDGTVIDRIETFEAVASALGESEATDVSGGMAGKVRALLALSAPALVFGPDALPAFLAGESPGTTIAGGDAD; the protein is encoded by the coding sequence ATGACGGTCGTCCTCAAACTCGGGGGGAGTGTCATCACACAAAAAGACGAGCCCGAGACGGTCGACCGGGCCGCCCTGTCGGACGCGGTGTCTGCCATCGCCGAGTCGGCGGTCGGCGACGACATCGTCGTCGTTCACGGCGGCGGGAGCTTCGGTCACCATCACGCCGCCGAATACGGCGTCAGCACGACCGAAGGGACCCACGACGGTGACGGTGTCCGGGCTATCCACGGGGCGATGTGTCGGCTCAACGCCGCTGTCGTTGAAGCACTCACTGACGCGGGTGTGCCGGCGGTTCCGGTCCACCCGTTCTCGGCGGCCGCACGCGACGCCGACGGCGGCCTCTCCCTGCCGACGGCACAGGTCACGACGCTTCTCGGTGAGGGGTTCGTCCCGGTTCTCCACGGTGACCTCGTCGCACACGCCGGTGCGGGCGCGACGGTCCTGAGCGGCGACGAACTGGTCGTCGAACTCGCGCCGGCCGTCAACGCCGACCGCGTCGGCGTCTGCTCGACTGTTTCCGGCGTTCTCGATGACGACGGGACAGTCATCGACCGTATCGAGACGTTCGAGGCCGTCGCATCGGCACTGGGCGAGAGCGAGGCGACGGACGTGTCGGGTGGGATGGCCGGCAAAGTACGTGCGCTGCTTGCGCTCTCCGCCCCTGCCCTCGTGTTCGGTCCCGATGCGTTGCCGGCCTTTCTCGCCGGCGAGAGTCCGGGGACGACCATTGCTGGTGGAGACGCCGACTGA
- a CDS encoding 50S ribosomal protein L13, giving the protein MSVAEFDADVIVDARDCIMGRVASQVAEQALDGETVAVVNAERAVITGREEQITEKYKKRVDIGNDNGYFYPKRPDGIFKRTIRGMLPHKKQRGREAFENVRVYLGNPYDEDGEVLDGTSLDRLSNIKFVTLGEISETLGANKTW; this is encoded by the coding sequence ATGAGCGTCGCAGAGTTCGACGCGGATGTCATCGTCGACGCCCGCGACTGTATCATGGGCCGCGTCGCATCACAGGTCGCCGAACAGGCACTCGACGGCGAGACGGTCGCCGTCGTCAACGCTGAACGCGCCGTGATCACCGGCCGAGAGGAGCAGATAACGGAGAAGTACAAGAAACGCGTCGACATCGGTAACGACAACGGGTACTTCTACCCCAAGCGACCGGACGGCATCTTCAAGCGCACCATCCGTGGCATGCTGCCCCACAAGAAGCAGCGTGGCCGCGAGGCGTTCGAGAACGTCCGTGTCTACCTCGGCAACCCGTACGACGAGGACGGCGAGGTTCTAGACGGCACGTCGCTTGACCGACTGTCGAACATCAAGTTCGTCACGCTGGGCGAAATCAGCGAAACGCTTGGAGCGAACAAGACATGGTAA